The following DNA comes from Mycolicibacterium aromaticivorans JS19b1 = JCM 16368.
GCGGCGGTGGACAGGGCCAGTGGCAGCACCGCAGCGTCCTCGTAGGCCATGGTGGCTGGGATGGGGGCTGCCATGTGATCCAGGACGATGGTGTATTCCTGGAAGGCGCCCTCGGCGGCGCTGTTGCGGGCTTTCTCCGTGCCCACGGCATGCCCAAGGACACGGTCACCCACTGAAAATCGGGTGACACCGGGTCCGACCTCGACGACTTCACCGGCCAGATCGGAGCCGAGGATGAAAGGGTAGGTGATCCATCGAGTGAAGAGCCCCCCGGTGGCTTGGATGATCCAGTCGTACGGGTTGATCGCCACGGCGTGGTTGCGGACCACGATTTCGTGTTCGCCGGGATGCGGGTAGGGGGCGGCCTTGACTTCGAGGGCCGCGCCTTTGGATCCGATCCAGGCGGCGGTGTTGTTGGACATGTCAACTCATCCTTTCGTGGCGGGGTGAATGCCCCGTTCGGTCTTCGTATGGGTGGGGTCGGCGGCAGGGCTGATGGCGTCGCCGGTGAGGAAGCTGCCGCCGGCAGCCTCGGCGAGTTCGGAGCCGAACAATGCTCCGGGTGTGAACGCACCCGGGCGGCCGTCGCCGCGGAGCAGACGTTGGGTGACTTCGGCGGCGACCGCCGCGGTGAAGTCGTGTCCATCGCCGGTGCGCAGCCAACCGTCACGAACGCTGCCCGAGGGCCACCACACCCGGGCGTGACCCCAGGACGACGCGCGCGGGCGGTCGCCGGCGCGCACCCGAAGCTTGGCGATGGCGGTGGTGGCGAGGTTGCGTAGGCCGGGGATCCGCAAGACCGCCGAGATCGCCGGTAACACCCGTGTCAGGGCGCTCGTGGGCGTCAAGAAGGAGGCCGCAACCACGGAGTTGGCGTTACTAGCTCGCCATGCCGCGATCAACTCCCCGCTGGGACCGCTTCCGGTGGGCAGGACATCACCCTCGGGTGTGCTCAGCGTGACGGCATGTGCGCCGATCGCGGCGCGCACCAGGCGACCGTCGCGGACCTCCCGGCCTCCGGAAGCGAGGATCTCCACCAGGGTTCCGGCCAGCGCCGGGCCGAGGGCGCCGCTATCGGTGGCGACTGACGCGAGCGCATCGACACGCACCTGACTCGGGCGGGGTTGGCCCTGGCAAAGCCGCAACACCACACTCTCAGTGGCCAGCACACCGAAGCCCGCCCCGGTAACCAGCACCTGATCCGCAGCGGCGGCGCGGCGGTCGAGATCCAGGATCGATTCGACGGCGGTGAGTTCGTTGGCGATGTCAACGTAGTGCGTGCCTGCCGGGCAAGCCCTCGCGACCTGGGCTGCCGTGGTCGCGAACGGGCCAACGGTATTCACCACCACGGCCGGGGCGTCCTGGGCCAGCCGGGATAGCGCCGCATCGAGGTCGCCGACCACCAGTCGCGGCGTAGCCCCCAGCTCGGCGGCGACGTGCTCGAGGCGGTCGCGGGCTCTACCCACCAGTACCAGCGGCGCACCCTCCGCGTGCAGCCGTGCCGCGATCATCCGACCCGCCCGACCGGTCGCTCCCAAGATCCACACGTCATTGGTCGTCATCACGCCACTCCCGTCGTCACCTGCCATCATGTGATGGCATTGCGTGTCATCACACAGTAAGTCATGACACTGCGTGTCGTCAATGACGACATTGAATGTCATCAAACCGGTTACGATGGTCGCCATGAGTCGATGGCCGTCCGGCGCGCAAAGCAGGTTGGAGCGCGCCGCCTTGGAGCTGTTCGTCGAGCAAGGTTTCGCGGAGACGACCGTGCCGCAGATCACCGCACGCGCGGGATTGACGACGCGAACCTTCTTCCGGCACTTCGCCGATAAGCGCGAGGTCCTGTTCGCCTACCAAGCCGAACTCCCGACGGTGGTCGCCAACGTATTGGCCGACACCCCAGCCACCCTGGGCCCGATGGACGCAATCGTTCAGGGACTGCAGACCGTCGCCGCCGAGCTGGAAGGTCAGCGCGGCTACCTAC
Coding sequences within:
- a CDS encoding TetR/AcrR family transcriptional regulator, yielding MSRWPSGAQSRLERAALELFVEQGFAETTVPQITARAGLTTRTFFRHFADKREVLFAYQAELPTVVANVLADTPATLGPMDAIVQGLQTVAAELEGQRGYLLTRRGIIETDDGLRERELRKQSILSEAIKLGLLQRGVDELTATLTAQIAVSVFGVAVTRWLDQDEQLSLLQVLHETFTALTVFAKRLTAAAPTDEP